The following are encoded in a window of Callithrix jacchus isolate 240 chromosome 9, calJac240_pri, whole genome shotgun sequence genomic DNA:
- the COX14 gene encoding cytochrome c oxidase assembly protein COX14 — MPTAKQLADIGYKTFSSSMMLLTVYGGYLCSVRVYHYFQRRRARRQAAEEQKTSGNP, encoded by the coding sequence ATGCCAACTGCCAAGCAGCTAGCTGACATTGGCTATAAGACCTTCTCTTCCTCCATGATGCTCCTCACTGTGTATGGGGGGTACCTCTGCAGTGTCCGAGTCTACCACTATTTCCAACGGCGCAGAGCCCGGCGCCAGGCCGCAGAAGAACAGAAGACCTCAGGAAACCCGTAG
- the GPD1 gene encoding glycerol-3-phosphate dehydrogenase [NAD(+)], cytoplasmic: MASKKVCIVGSGNWGSAIAKIVGGNAAQLAQFDPRVTMWVFEEDIGGKKLTEIINTQHENVKYLPGHKLPPNVVAVPDVVQAAADADILIFVVPHQFIGKICDQLKGHLKANATGISLIKGVDEGPNGLKLISEVIGEHLGIPMSVLMGANIASEVADEKFCETTIGCKDPAQGQLLKELMQTPNFRITVVQEVDTVEICGALKNVVAVGAGFCDGLGFGDNTKAAVIRLGLMEMIAFAKLFCSGPVSSATFLESCGVADLITTCYGGRNRKVAEAFARTGKSIEQLEKEMLNGQKLQGPQTARELHSILQHKGLVDKFPLFMAVYKVCYEGQPVGEFIRCLQNHPEHM; encoded by the exons ATGGCTAGCAAGAAAGTCTGCATTGTAGGCTCCGGGAACTG GGGCTCAGCCATCGCCAAGATCGTGGGTGGCAATGCAGCCCAGCTGGCACAGTTTGACCCACGGGTGACCATGTGGGTGTTTGAGGAAGACATTGGAGGCAAAAAGCTGACCGAGATCATCAACACACAGCATGAGAATGTCAAATACCTGCCAGGGCACAAGCTGCCCCCAAATGTG GTGGCTGTCCCAGATGTGGTCCAGGCTGCAGCGGATGCTGACATCCTGATCTTTGTGGTGCCGCATCAGTTCATCGGCAAGATCTGTGACCAGCTCAAGGGCCACCTGAAGGCAAACGCCACTGGCATATCTCTTATTAAG GGGGTAGACGAGGGCCCTAATGGGCTGAAGCTCATCTCCGAAGTGATTGGGGAGCACCTCGGCATCCCCATGAGTGTGCTGATGGGGGCCAACATTGCCAGCGAGGTGGCTGATGAGAAGTTCTGTGAGACAACCATTG GCTGCAAAGACCCAGCCCAGGGACAACTTCTGAAAGAGCTGATGCAGACACCCAATTTCCGTATCACCGTGGTACAAGAGGTGGACACAGTAGAGATCTGTGGGGCCTTAAAG AATGTAGTGGCCGTGGGGGCTGGCTTCTGTGATGGCCTGGGCTTTGGCGACAACACCAAGGCGGCAGTGATTCGGCTGGGACTCATGGAGATGATAGCCTTCGCCAAGCTCTTCTGCAGTGGCCCTGTGTCCTCTGCCACCTTCTTGGAGAGCTGTGGTGTTGCTGACCTGATCACTACCTGCTATGGAGGGCGGAACCGGAAAGTGGCTGAGGCCTTTGCGCGTACAGGAAAG TCCATTGAGCAGCTGGAGAAAGAGAtgctgaatgggcagaaactgcaGGGGCCCCAGACAGCCCGGGAGCTACACAGCATCCTCCAGCACAAGGGCCTGGTGGACAA GTTTCCCTTGTTCATGGCTGTGTACAAGGTGTGCTACGAGGGCCAGCCAGTGGGTGAATTTATCCGCTGCCTACAGAATCATCCGGAACATATGTGA